In a genomic window of Occallatibacter riparius:
- a CDS encoding amidohydrolase family protein, protein MRKPFVFVALLTASLALHAADASKTIAIEGGKLLTVSHGTIENGVLVIADGKIAAVGKAGEVKVPGDAQIVDAKGMTVYPGLIDPETNFGLTEISADQMTNDLVERSDEIMPHMHVYDAFHSETELIPVARLNGVTNAVVAPASEDSISGQDIFIQLYGKDRDDMIMGRDVALAMNYGAEQRRRGGRGGGFGTYPSTRMGLVTQLRQSFFDAQDYMAKRDAAANKKDDKGFKRDLKLEALIPYLKGEKPVVIGVYEGYDVEVIMGMAKEFHLKVILNHVTQSQEVLDKIASYKVPVIIGSIYDAPRADERFDAVYTLPAELAKRGVKVAISSADGEGPVSSHSVRNLPYAAGFAVAYGLPYDEGLKAITQNVADMFGFGDKLGSLDVGKMANVVIANGDPLDVRTDVKQVYIQGVAVPMVDRQTRLRDEYKAKQ, encoded by the coding sequence GTGAGAAAGCCTTTTGTATTTGTAGCTCTTTTGACGGCTTCGCTGGCGCTGCATGCCGCTGACGCCTCTAAGACCATAGCGATTGAAGGCGGGAAGCTGCTTACTGTATCTCACGGCACGATTGAGAACGGAGTGCTGGTGATTGCTGACGGCAAGATCGCGGCAGTGGGCAAGGCCGGCGAGGTGAAGGTTCCGGGCGATGCGCAGATCGTGGACGCCAAGGGGATGACAGTGTATCCGGGGCTGATCGATCCCGAGACGAACTTCGGGCTGACGGAGATTTCGGCTGACCAGATGACGAATGATCTGGTGGAGCGCTCGGACGAGATCATGCCGCACATGCATGTTTACGACGCGTTCCACTCGGAGACGGAACTGATTCCGGTGGCGCGGCTCAATGGCGTGACGAATGCGGTGGTGGCTCCTGCGAGCGAGGACTCGATCTCCGGACAGGATATCTTCATCCAGCTTTACGGCAAGGACCGCGATGACATGATCATGGGCCGTGACGTGGCGCTGGCGATGAACTACGGCGCGGAGCAGCGGCGGCGCGGGGGACGCGGCGGCGGGTTCGGGACGTATCCTTCGACGCGCATGGGGCTGGTGACGCAGCTGCGGCAGAGCTTCTTCGATGCGCAGGACTACATGGCCAAGCGCGATGCCGCGGCCAATAAGAAGGACGATAAGGGGTTCAAGCGCGATCTGAAGTTGGAGGCGTTGATTCCGTATCTCAAGGGCGAGAAGCCGGTGGTGATCGGCGTGTACGAGGGGTACGACGTCGAGGTGATCATGGGGATGGCGAAGGAGTTTCACCTGAAGGTGATCCTGAACCACGTTACGCAGTCGCAGGAGGTGCTGGACAAGATTGCCTCGTACAAGGTGCCGGTGATCATTGGGTCGATCTATGATGCGCCGCGGGCGGATGAGCGCTTCGACGCGGTTTACACGCTGCCGGCGGAATTGGCGAAGCGTGGAGTGAAGGTCGCGATTTCGTCGGCGGACGGCGAGGGGCCGGTCAGCAGCCACTCGGTGCGCAATTTGCCCTATGCCGCAGGGTTTGCGGTCGCGTATGGGCTGCCGTATGACGAGGGGCTGAAGGCGATCACGCAAAATGTTGCCGATATGTTCGGATTCGGCGACAAGCTGGGGTCGCTGGATGTGGGCAAGATGGCGAACGTGGTGATCGCGAACGGGGATCCTCTGGATGTGCGGACGGATGTGAAGCAGGTGTACATCCAGGGAGTGGCGGTTCCGATGGTGGATCGGCAGACGCGGCTGCGGGATGAGTACAAGGCGAAGCAGTGA
- a CDS encoding amidohydrolase, with amino-acid sequence MDSLPTPRRALRTAGCAIPMLLCSVIAGAQTSSSAPPQDLVFKNATVMTASHGTIEHGSVWVHTGKIAGVGESVNAPSSAQVVDASGMWLTPGIIDPHSHSALDGDVNEATSPVTPSMHMIDAFDNRSADLYRALAGGVTTELLLHGSANMIGGQAVVIKNKFGLDRDAMLFPNAPGSIKFASGENPKRVYGSRDQLPSTRMGNFEVMRMAFEDAKHYMAEWDAYDAKVKKGDKDAVAPKRDLKLEALADVLRGKLYVQIHCYRADEFLTEEAIAKEYGYKIRAFHHALEMYKVGDKIAADGTAIATFADWWGFKDEARDAIPWNAVLSMREGVKVALKSDSDDHIRRLNQEAGKMVHYGGATEDEAIRMITLNPAWIIGVDDRTGSIDVGKDADLVLWNHDPLSTYARAQKVYIDGELFFDAALPGWGTTHFSGVMHDGGGFGSDDEIGSAEDGR; translated from the coding sequence TTGGATTCTCTGCCTACGCCCCGGCGCGCCCTGCGAACCGCGGGCTGTGCCATTCCCATGCTGCTGTGCTCCGTTATTGCCGGTGCGCAGACGTCTTCGTCAGCTCCGCCGCAGGATCTCGTATTCAAGAACGCAACCGTGATGACCGCGAGCCACGGCACGATCGAGCATGGCTCGGTGTGGGTGCACACAGGCAAGATTGCAGGTGTGGGCGAGAGCGTGAATGCGCCCTCTTCTGCGCAGGTGGTGGATGCATCGGGCATGTGGCTCACGCCCGGCATCATCGACCCGCACTCGCATTCGGCCCTGGATGGCGACGTGAACGAGGCCACTAGCCCGGTAACGCCGTCGATGCACATGATCGACGCGTTCGATAACCGCAGCGCCGATCTGTATCGCGCTCTGGCCGGCGGTGTGACGACGGAGTTGCTGCTGCACGGGTCGGCGAACATGATCGGCGGGCAAGCCGTGGTGATCAAGAACAAGTTTGGCTTGGACCGCGATGCAATGCTGTTTCCGAATGCACCGGGCTCGATCAAGTTTGCGAGCGGCGAGAATCCCAAGCGCGTTTACGGCAGCCGCGACCAGCTTCCTTCGACGCGCATGGGGAACTTCGAAGTGATGCGCATGGCATTCGAGGATGCGAAGCACTACATGGCGGAGTGGGACGCCTACGACGCCAAGGTGAAGAAGGGCGATAAGGACGCCGTTGCACCTAAGCGCGATCTCAAGCTGGAAGCCCTGGCGGACGTGCTGCGCGGGAAGTTATATGTGCAGATTCATTGCTATCGCGCGGATGAGTTTCTGACAGAAGAGGCGATTGCGAAGGAGTACGGGTACAAAATCCGCGCGTTCCATCATGCGCTGGAGATGTATAAGGTGGGCGACAAGATTGCGGCGGATGGGACTGCGATTGCGACGTTCGCGGACTGGTGGGGCTTCAAGGATGAGGCACGCGATGCGATTCCGTGGAACGCGGTGTTGTCGATGCGCGAGGGCGTGAAGGTCGCGCTCAAGTCGGACTCGGACGATCACATCCGGCGCCTGAACCAGGAGGCGGGGAAGATGGTGCACTATGGGGGCGCGACCGAAGATGAGGCCATCCGCATGATCACGCTGAATCCTGCGTGGATTATTGGCGTGGACGACCGCACGGGCTCCATCGACGTAGGCAAGGATGCTGACCTGGTTCTGTGGAATCACGATCCGCTGTCGACGTATGCGCGCGCGCAGAAGGTGTATATCGACGGCGAACTGTTCTTTGACGCGGCGCTGCCGGGATGGGGTACAACGCATTTCAGCGGCGTGATGCATGATGGCGGTGGGTTCGGATCGGACGATGAAATTGGAAGCGCGGAGGATGGCCGGTGA